A window of the Diabrotica undecimpunctata isolate CICGRU chromosome 1, icDiaUnde3, whole genome shotgun sequence genome harbors these coding sequences:
- the LOC140433737 gene encoding uncharacterized protein, which yields MIVYVDDIILTGHEQKIKEAIDILKNNFCAKDLGEVKNFLGITISRESGNLTLGQPKMISKILSSFGMSDCKGAASPMETNFQIDNTLEVIDVPYRKLIGSLMYISTTSRPDIMFAVSYLSRVLDKPSQQTWKAGKRVLRYLKETQNFSLTYKKKPWELVCYSDSDWASNKIDRKSITGCIVFYCGNPVSWLSQKQNCCSFNCRS from the coding sequence ATGATTGTTTATGTTGACGATATAATATTAACAGGACAtgaacagaaaataaaagaagcaatagatattttgaaaaacaatttttgtgCCAAGGATCTGGGTGAAGTGAAGAACTTTTTAGGAATAACAATATCAAGAGAAAGCGGCAATCTCACATTAGGACAGccgaaaatgatatcaaagataTTGAGTTCATTTGGTATGAGTGATTGTAAAGGTGCGGCATCGCCAATGGAAACAAATTTTCAGATAGATAACACTCTAGAAGTAATTGATGTTCCGTATAGAAAACTTATAGGTAGTCTTATGTACATATCAACTACATCTAGACCGGATATTATGTTTGCTGTTTCATATCTTAGTAGAGTACTTGATAAACCTTCACAACAAACTTGGAAAGCAGGAAAAAGAGTGTTGCGTTATTTGAAAGAGACACAAAATTTTTCATTGACATATAAAAAGAAACCATGGGAACTAGTTTGTTATTCAGATTCAGATTGGGCATCAAATAAAATTGACAGGAAAAGTATTACAGgatgtattgtattttattgtggGAATCCAGTTTCGTGGTTATCCCAGAAACAAAACTGTTGCTCTTTCAACTGCAGAAGCTGA